Proteins encoded by one window of Bacteroidales bacterium:
- a CDS encoding SUMF1/EgtB/PvdO family nonheme iron enzyme, protein MTRKVFQLGQLLVLMATVFLLSGCYKERSRTTAWFYNTSKWGGFEVVPYEEQETGPGLVLIEGGTFVMGRTEQDVVFQWNNVPRRVTVSSFYMDMAEIANVDYREYIYWLSRVFGTDYPQVVKEALPDTLVWRSRLAYNEPYVEYYFRHPAYQYYPVVGVSWTKATRYAEWRTDRVNEYILIREGILKVDPNQTGEENFNTDAYLAGQYEGMVKNDLYDLNPSGSGTRKVRMEDGILLPKYRLPTEAEWEFAALGLIGNTIFERVIERRIYPWNGHILRTDYQKNMGDFVVNFKRGRGDNMGVAGYLNDAADITAPVYSYWPNDYGLYNMGGNVSEWVMDVYRPLSFEDVDDFRPFRGNQFMTKVTDEEGAIAEKDSLGRIRWRPVTPEESAGRRNYRYSDNRDYLDGDFVSSIYFDNEEMAAEENKNRLMYEYGRTSMINNNARVYKGGSWKDRAYWVSPGTRRFLDQDLATDYIGFRCAMTRVGSPVGLGRGTGGRR, encoded by the coding sequence ATGACAAGAAAAGTTTTTCAATTAGGGCAATTGCTAGTTTTGATGGCAACAGTTTTTTTGCTATCCGGATGCTATAAGGAACGTTCCCGAACAACTGCTTGGTTTTATAATACTTCCAAATGGGGTGGTTTTGAAGTAGTTCCCTATGAAGAACAAGAAACCGGACCTGGCTTGGTTCTTATTGAAGGTGGAACTTTTGTAATGGGACGTACCGAACAGGATGTAGTTTTTCAATGGAATAACGTTCCAAGAAGGGTAACCGTATCCTCTTTTTACATGGATATGGCTGAAATAGCTAACGTGGATTATCGCGAATATATATACTGGCTATCTAGAGTTTTTGGCACAGATTATCCTCAGGTAGTTAAAGAAGCATTACCCGACACTCTCGTATGGCGTTCAAGGCTGGCTTACAATGAGCCTTATGTCGAATATTACTTCAGACATCCGGCCTATCAATATTACCCTGTTGTAGGCGTAAGTTGGACAAAAGCCACGCGCTATGCAGAATGGAGAACAGACCGTGTCAACGAGTATATTCTAATCCGTGAAGGTATTCTAAAAGTCGACCCAAACCAAACAGGTGAAGAAAACTTTAATACCGATGCATATCTTGCAGGTCAGTATGAAGGAATGGTAAAAAATGATCTTTATGATTTAAATCCCAGTGGAAGTGGAACTCGTAAAGTTCGTATGGAAGATGGTATTTTACTACCCAAATATCGCCTTCCTACTGAAGCTGAGTGGGAATTTGCTGCACTTGGTTTGATTGGCAATACTATTTTCGAACGTGTTATTGAAAGAAGAATTTATCCATGGAACGGGCATATACTGCGAACCGATTACCAAAAAAACATGGGTGATTTTGTAGTTAACTTCAAGCGGGGTAGAGGCGATAATATGGGTGTTGCAGGATATCTTAATGATGCAGCAGACATTACTGCTCCTGTTTATTCATACTGGCCCAATGATTATGGTTTGTACAACATGGGTGGAAATGTGTCTGAATGGGTTATGGATGTTTATCGCCCTCTTTCATTTGAAGATGTTGATGATTTCAGGCCTTTCCGTGGTAATCAGTTTATGACTAAAGTAACCGACGAAGAAGGTGCTATAGCAGAAAAAGATTCTTTGGGCCGTATTCGTTGGCGCCCTGTCACTCCTGAAGAATCTGCTGGGCGCAGAAATTATAGGTATTCTGACAATAGAGATTATTTAGATGGTGATTTTGTTTCCTCCATCTACTTTGACAATGAAGAAATGGCTGCAGAAGAAAATAAAAACCGCCTTATGTACGAATACGGAAGAACTTCTATGATTAACAATAATGCTCGTGTTTACAAAGGTGGTTCATGGAAAGATAGAGCTTATTGGGTCAGTCCTGGAACTCGTCGCTTCCTCGACCAAGACCTTGCAACCGATTATATTGGATTTAGATGTGCAATGACACGAGTAGGTAGTCCCGTTGGTCTTGGAAGAGGAACTGGAGGTAGACGTTAA
- a CDS encoding class I SAM-dependent methyltransferase, which yields MEGKAFYVFFLLPSPSGKNYKWLNDLYFFLKNKCKKTSVPKNIYRFWKCNNTKISFQDPGSYGKIVRSKVKEIFRRTSKSSKQACKLAHIARFIQAKEILELGTGFGTTSLVLKLVNPHSKVITVEGVKEIANMAKETFSMIGVEIELLPMNFTDALRKFEDEKRVFNFIFLDGHHEPCSSEMYINHLLPHMSSKSILIIDDIFYNKAMNSWWMSFFPDAFSIKITTWDAGILIKNPDFKKKEYFTWKILL from the coding sequence TTGGAGGGTAAAGCATTTTACGTTTTTTTTTTACTTCCTTCTCCAAGTGGAAAAAATTATAAATGGTTAAATGATTTGTATTTTTTTTTAAAAAATAAGTGCAAAAAAACGTCGGTTCCTAAAAATATTTATCGGTTTTGGAAATGTAATAACACTAAAATTTCATTTCAAGACCCAGGCTCATATGGTAAAATAGTTAGAAGCAAGGTTAAAGAAATTTTCAGAAGAACATCTAAATCCTCAAAACAAGCATGTAAATTAGCCCATATAGCACGATTCATTCAAGCAAAAGAAATTCTCGAACTGGGAACAGGTTTTGGAACTACTTCTCTTGTTCTTAAGCTTGTAAATCCTCATAGCAAAGTCATTACTGTAGAAGGTGTGAAAGAAATTGCCAATATGGCTAAAGAAACTTTCAGTATGATCGGAGTTGAAATAGAACTATTACCCATGAATTTTACAGATGCTTTAAGAAAATTTGAGGATGAAAAACGTGTTTTTAATTTCATATTTCTTGATGGTCATCATGAACCTTGCTCGTCGGAAATGTACATTAACCATCTTTTACCACACATGTCGAGCAAATCTATTTTGATCATTGATGATATTTTCTATAATAAAGCCATGAATTCATGGTGGATGTCTTTCTTTCCTGATGCTTTCTCAATCAAAATTACCACATGGGATGCTGGGATACTCATTAAAAACCCAGACTTTAAAAAAAAGGAATATTTTACATGGAAAATTTTATTGTAG
- a CDS encoding type IX secretion system membrane protein PorP/SprF — MGKYILFAGMMMLMFTAYGQDPHFSQYYANPLYLNPALAGAPICPRLVMNFRNQWPSISGQYVTYNASFDMHIDAISGGVGVLVNVDRAGEGALSTTMASGIYSYRLNLNDKFSLKTGIQATFLQKSLDWTKLTFPDQIDPRHGFVYNTNETYPEELTKTIADFSAGMVLYSDRFYFGFASHHLTTPNEGFISVSEMPIKWTLHTGAIISIEGTPARKRTIEETSISPNLLFMKQGKFEQLNYGFYFNKYPFVAGLWFRHNFDNPDAVILLIGFLNPSFRVGYSYDLTVSKLTNATGGAHEFSLTLQFPCPPKIKRIRAIQCPSF; from the coding sequence ATGGGAAAATATATATTATTCGCAGGCATGATGATGTTGATGTTTACTGCTTATGGACAAGATCCTCATTTCTCTCAATACTATGCTAATCCTTTGTATTTAAATCCTGCACTTGCTGGGGCTCCTATCTGTCCTCGGCTTGTGATGAATTTCCGAAATCAATGGCCTTCCATTAGTGGACAATATGTAACTTACAATGCAAGTTTTGATATGCATATTGATGCTATTTCTGGTGGTGTAGGGGTTTTGGTTAATGTAGACAGAGCAGGGGAAGGCGCTTTAAGTACTACTATGGCAAGTGGAATTTATTCATATAGGTTAAATCTTAATGATAAATTTTCCCTAAAAACTGGAATACAGGCAACTTTCTTGCAAAAATCACTGGATTGGACAAAACTCACTTTTCCCGATCAGATTGATCCAAGGCATGGTTTTGTTTATAATACCAACGAAACTTATCCTGAAGAATTGACAAAGACCATTGCAGATTTTTCTGCAGGCATGGTACTTTATAGTGATAGATTTTATTTCGGGTTTGCTTCACATCACCTTACAACTCCCAACGAAGGTTTTATCAGTGTATCCGAGATGCCTATTAAGTGGACATTACATACAGGAGCTATCATCAGCATTGAAGGAACACCAGCCCGCAAAAGAACGATCGAAGAAACATCCATCTCACCCAACTTGCTTTTCATGAAGCAAGGAAAATTTGAGCAATTAAATTATGGATTCTATTTCAACAAATATCCATTTGTTGCTGGTTTGTGGTTCAGACATAATTTTGACAATCCTGACGCCGTTATTTTACTAATAGGCTTTCTTAACCCCAGTTTTCGAGTCGGCTATAGTTATGATCTAACCGTATCTAAATTAACTAATGCAACAGGTGGTGCTCATGAATTTTCATTAACACTACAATTTCCTTGTCCTCCCAAAATTAAACGAATTCGTGCAATACAATGTCCATCATTTTAA
- the gldN gene encoding gliding motility protein GldN, giving the protein MKYTQFFLLILVGQILVAQIPPDRVWDKEYTPDRKPVNLPWLRKADVFWAERVWRVIDMREKINQPLYYPTKPTNNRINLISVLLKGLEEGTITAYSADNDEFTIPLSPAELKKKLVRWDTIKGRTHPITNEPLPDTVIEVKYDPASVIQFRIKEDWFFDKQRSVLDVRILGICPVREEYDAEGNLKGTRVDFWIYFPEARTILAKYEVYNRFNDGQRMSYDDFFLKRFFSSYVIKASNVYDRYISPTWTGLDALLKSEEIEAKIFDFEQDLWEY; this is encoded by the coding sequence ATGAAATACACCCAATTTTTTTTATTGATCCTGGTGGGGCAAATATTAGTTGCCCAAATACCACCAGATAGAGTATGGGACAAAGAATATACACCAGATAGAAAACCTGTAAACCTACCATGGCTAAGAAAGGCTGATGTTTTCTGGGCAGAAAGAGTGTGGAGGGTAATTGATATGCGTGAAAAAATTAATCAACCTCTTTATTATCCAACTAAACCCACCAATAATCGAATAAACCTTATTTCGGTTTTACTTAAAGGTTTGGAGGAAGGAACAATAACTGCCTATAGTGCTGATAATGACGAATTTACGATCCCTCTATCTCCTGCTGAGTTAAAGAAAAAACTTGTTCGATGGGATACCATTAAAGGTCGTACTCACCCAATTACTAATGAACCTCTTCCTGATACGGTTATAGAAGTGAAATATGATCCTGCTTCAGTTATTCAGTTTAGAATAAAAGAAGATTGGTTTTTCGATAAGCAACGGTCCGTACTTGATGTTCGAATTCTTGGAATTTGCCCTGTACGAGAAGAATACGATGCAGAAGGTAATTTGAAAGGAACGAGAGTGGATTTTTGGATTTATTTTCCGGAAGCACGTACTATACTTGCTAAATATGAAGTGTATAATCGATTTAATGACGGTCAGCGTATGAGTTACGATGACTTTTTTCTTAAACGTTTCTTCAGTAGCTATGTGATAAAAGCGTCTAATGTCTATGATCGCTATATTTCACCAACCTGGACAGGGTTAGATGCACTCTTGAAGAGTGAAGAAATTGAAGCCAAAATTTTCGATTTTGAACAAGATTTGTGGGAATATTAA
- a CDS encoding anhydro-N-acetylmuramic acid kinase, protein MKKYMVLGVMSGSSMDGIDMALCEFELKKNQWTYKIIHTQTTPYSCSEMELLKSMHHLPSDRFIEADRQISKIYAEKIIDFLSTYRTTPQLIGFHGHTVFHNPFRGYTYQAGHGGIIASLTRIPVVSDFRSQDVALGGEGAPLVPLGDEIFFSEYDAVLNLGGIANVSFKEGGVRKGFDIVPVNQVFNYLANYKGLPYDFDGKLAQSGILIPELLIDILKINKLKNESLGREFVESFWIPLLTKYTNIAPIENILRTVAEAIAEILSQKLKNFRNILVTGGGAYNLFLIKLIQEKIPKTQIFIPNEQIIQFKEALIFAFLALLRFLNKENTLTSVTGANRPCIAGALWMP, encoded by the coding sequence ATGAAAAAATATATGGTCTTAGGTGTGATGTCTGGATCTTCTATGGATGGAATAGATATGGCTTTATGTGAGTTTGAATTAAAAAAAAATCAATGGACGTATAAAATAATCCATACCCAAACCACTCCCTATTCATGTAGCGAAATGGAACTACTTAAAAGCATGCATCACCTTCCTTCTGATAGATTCATAGAAGCAGATAGGCAAATAAGCAAAATTTACGCTGAAAAAATTATCGATTTTTTATCCACATACCGAACCACGCCCCAACTAATTGGTTTCCATGGTCATACTGTCTTTCATAACCCTTTTCGTGGTTACACTTATCAAGCAGGTCACGGTGGTATTATTGCTTCTTTAACTAGAATACCCGTTGTCAGTGATTTCCGTTCTCAAGATGTTGCTTTGGGAGGAGAGGGAGCACCTTTGGTTCCCCTAGGAGACGAAATTTTTTTTTCTGAATACGATGCTGTATTAAATCTTGGAGGAATTGCTAATGTTTCTTTCAAAGAAGGAGGTGTTCGCAAAGGTTTTGATATAGTGCCTGTTAACCAGGTCTTTAATTATTTGGCTAATTATAAAGGTCTCCCTTACGATTTCGATGGCAAATTGGCGCAAAGCGGTATCCTTATTCCTGAACTACTTATAGACATCTTAAAAATTAACAAGTTAAAGAACGAATCTTTGGGAAGGGAATTTGTCGAATCATTCTGGATTCCTTTATTAACAAAATATACAAATATTGCCCCTATAGAAAATATTTTACGAACAGTTGCAGAGGCAATAGCCGAAATTTTGAGCCAGAAGTTAAAAAATTTTAGAAATATTTTAGTTACTGGTGGTGGAGCATATAATTTATTTTTGATTAAACTCATTCAAGAAAAAATACCTAAAACACAGATTTTCATACCAAACGAACAAATCATTCAATTCAAGGAAGCGCTAATTTTTGCTTTTCTCGCCTTACTTAGATTCCTTAATAAGGAGAATACCTTAACTTCTGTAACAGGTGCAAATCGACCGTGCATAGCAGGTGCTCTTTGGATGCCATAA
- a CDS encoding UDP-N-acetylmuramoyl-tripeptide--D-alanyl-D-alanine ligase, which yields MKNLYEAFLKSKGIQTDTRRLKKGEIFIALKGQNFDANTLVDEALQKGAVKVITSNPTFSHHPDCFFVKDTLATLQDLANYHRKQFNLPIIGITGTNGKTTTKELIAHVLSQKYKCLYTTSNLNNHIGVPLTLLQLSNIHEIAVIEMGANHPGDIAQLCEIAEPTYGIITNIGKAHLEGFLTYENIIKTKNELYQYIKNTDGTVFVNQDDELLVSISTSISKKIYYSISTFQVHIHDRFPLVFTWSFENKSYFLKSNFFGEYNLPNFLAAICVGLYFNIPPDTINKALSDYVPQNMRSQIIKTSNNTVILDAYNANPTSLHKVLTEFLNQETPLQRGLILGEMLELGEYTADEHAKILNFLAHHVKQHQNIQLVILVGNSFYQFKDAFPSFIFFPTAGEAHTYLEQNPPYQYLLLIKGSRGNKLENLIPLL from the coding sequence ATGAAGAATTTATATGAAGCTTTTCTCAAAAGTAAAGGTATTCAAACCGACACCAGAAGGCTCAAAAAGGGTGAAATTTTTATTGCTCTCAAAGGACAAAATTTTGACGCTAACACCTTAGTAGATGAAGCTTTACAAAAAGGTGCTGTTAAAGTGATTACATCCAATCCCACATTTTCTCATCATCCTGACTGTTTTTTTGTAAAAGATACTCTTGCTACTCTCCAGGATCTGGCAAATTATCACAGAAAGCAATTTAACCTCCCAATCATAGGAATTACTGGTACCAATGGCAAAACAACAACCAAAGAACTCATAGCTCACGTGCTTAGCCAAAAATACAAGTGTCTCTATACAACCTCAAACTTGAACAATCATATTGGTGTACCTCTCACATTATTACAACTCTCAAACATACATGAAATAGCTGTTATAGAAATGGGAGCAAATCATCCAGGTGATATAGCACAACTTTGTGAAATTGCCGAACCCACCTACGGTATTATTACAAACATCGGTAAAGCTCATCTGGAAGGATTTCTGACTTATGAGAATATTATTAAAACTAAGAATGAACTTTATCAATACATTAAAAATACCGATGGTACAGTTTTCGTCAATCAAGATGATGAGCTCCTCGTTTCTATTTCCACATCAATTAGTAAAAAAATTTATTACTCCATCTCAACTTTTCAAGTTCATATTCATGATAGATTTCCCCTAGTCTTTACATGGTCCTTCGAAAACAAATCGTATTTCTTAAAATCTAATTTCTTCGGAGAATATAATCTTCCCAACTTTCTTGCAGCTATCTGTGTGGGACTATATTTCAATATACCACCAGATACGATTAATAAAGCCTTGTCCGACTACGTTCCTCAAAACATGCGATCTCAAATAATCAAAACTTCTAACAATACTGTTATTTTAGACGCATACAATGCTAATCCTACATCGTTGCACAAGGTTTTAACTGAATTTCTGAATCAAGAAACACCCCTGCAAAGAGGACTCATTTTAGGTGAAATGCTCGAACTTGGAGAATACACAGCTGACGAACATGCTAAAATACTTAATTTTCTTGCACATCACGTGAAACAACATCAAAATATTCAACTTGTTATATTAGTTGGTAATAGCTTTTATCAATTCAAAGACGCATTTCCTTCGTTTATTTTTTTCCCAACTGCGGGAGAAGCTCATACATATTTAGAACAAAATCCTCCTTACCAATATCTTTTATTAATTAAGGGAAGTCGAGGAAATAAACTGGAAAATCTCATTCCTTTATTATGA